One Candidatus Nezhaarchaeales archaeon genomic window, TTTCCACGGTTGAAGCTTTCTCCAAGGCCTCATCAGCTACTTTCTTCAGATTTAAAACCTTACCACGTCTAAAGGAGCCATCAGCCGTTACCAGTACCTTAGCCTCAACGTCATTAACCCTATCGGCTAAAGCTCCAGCACTAAAACCTGAAAATACTACGGTATGAGGGGCTCCCAGCCTAGCGCAAGCCAGCATAAAATACGGCAACTCAAGTATCATAGGTAGATAGATGGCCACCTTATCGCCCTTCTTAACCCCTAGGTTTTTTAAAACCGACGCGCACCTATTGACTTCACGGTAGAGCTCAGCGTAGCTTATCGTTCTACTATCCCCAGGCTCCCCCTCCCAGTACATAGCCACCTTATTCCTCCTCCAGCCCTTCATGTGATGATCAACGCATAAGTAAGACGCGTTTAAAACACCTCCAACAAACCATTTAGCAAAGGGAGGATCCCACTCTAAGACCTTATCCCAAGTTCTAAACCATTCAAGTTTACGGGCTTCAGCATCCCAGAATTTTTCCGGATCCCTTATCGACGCCTCATAAACCTCCATATACCGTTTAACCGGCCAAACCGTAGATCCCGTTGGCAGCGTTATGGTGGACACGCCTATACGCCAACCATGTTTCTTTTCTACGGAAGGCCAAACGGTCATTAAATATTTAAAGCTTACTAAAGCGTAAAATCCTCCTTCTACAATCGAATACGCAAACGGCTCTAAAACCTTAAGTCGTCACGCTCCTTCAGAGGCTAAGTAATCGGTATCGGTTAGATGTACGTGAAGATTGTTGGTAAACCGTTAATAACGCGGTACGCTCCCTAATTAATCCGTGGATTAGGGCGTTCCTCAAAAATCTTAAAGGCAACCCTTACCCTAAACGTTAGGGGTTTGCTTGGAGTTAAGGAAGGAACGGGTAAAGAGTAACGTAGTTAACGTCCCCCTAGAGATAATATTGCTGGCCGCCGTGGACGTATTAGGTGAAAACGTTGAAGAGAAAAGGGAGAACGACGAAATAATCCTAACGGCTAAATCAAGCATCTGTCCACCGCTCATTAAGATAAGGCGGGTCGGCGAGGATACCTATGAGGTTATAACAACTAGCCGCTGCGACATTAAGGATTGTACCTACTGGGAGCGTTGCGCTAGGCTTGATGGTGAGCGCCAATCCCTCCTCGTAAAAACAATCAACGAACTCGCTGAACGTACGGCGGCTACGTTTAAGCTCCTACGATGGACACCCGAACGGGTCGACGAAATAAGCTTAGCGAAGGTTATAGATAGGATAACGAGTAGAGGGGAATTACTACCAACGGTAGTCAAGAGGGATAAAAGCGTTGAGGAATTCATGACCGAGAAGATCACGATAAGCTGCCTAAAAGCCGGCGCCCCTCTAACAGTAGCAAGGGAAATAGCACATATCGTAGCAGCCGCTGTAAAGGGTAAAAGCAGGGTTTCAAGCGGGGAAATACGTGAAATAGTAGTAAGCGAGTTAAGGAAGCGTAACCCTAAATGGGAGGAAAACTGGATCAAATTTGAGAAAACCGTTAAGAAGGTTTAAGCCCTTTAACCAGTAAAGGCGCATCGTAATGTTAGAGGAAGCTAGCGCGAAGCTAGTGGAGGAACTTGGAGATGAGCTTAAAGGCTACGTAGAACGTATAAATGAAGCCCTAGTTAACGAAGCCCTTAAATATCGAGGCTCCAGCTTTTATAAGCCACTCCTCTACGCCTTAGAGAAGGGTAAACGCCTCCGCCCATTAATACTACTCTTAGCCTTTGAAGCCGTAGGCGGGAAGGGTGAAAACCCTCTACCAGCCGCGGTTGCCGTAGAACTTCTACATACTGAGTCTT contains:
- a CDS encoding ATP cone domain-containing protein, with protein sequence MELRKERVKSNVVNVPLEIILLAAVDVLGENVEEKRENDEIILTAKSSICPPLIKIRRVGEDTYEVITTSRCDIKDCTYWERCARLDGERQSLLVKTINELAERTAATFKLLRWTPERVDEISLAKVIDRITSRGELLPTVVKRDKSVEEFMTEKITISCLKAGAPLTVAREIAHIVAAAVKGKSRVSSGEIREIVVSELRKRNPKWEENWIKFEKTVKKV